The following nucleotide sequence is from Anopheles stephensi strain Indian chromosome 3, UCI_ANSTEP_V1.0, whole genome shotgun sequence.
ATAAGGGTACCATTGcctggaagaagaagtaaagcCGTGTTAAGAGATCGGTCCCGGTTGAAGACTACCAAATCCAGCCGTTACTAACCTCCTAAGCAAGCTCCTAACGCTAGCGCCCATACGAGTGGCTGCAGGGGCAGATCGAGCGCCTCATTCTCAGCAAGACCGATGGCAATCTTTACCATCATCGTGGTAAGCGGGATATTGTCAACGAAAGCGGATGCGAATGCAGATACCTGTACCGATAGAGACATAATGTTGTAATTAGTAAAAGAATTCAAGAAGCAAGAATTGATAAGCAGTCCTTACCCATAGGATGATAAGGATGGCTACCGCCAGTCGAGATTCTTCGGACACGGACAGGATCACGTTCTCCGTCTGTTTGCCGATCCAATCGATCAGTCCCAGCTCTGCTAACGCTTCCATCAGGATGAACAGGGCGGCGAAGAACAGCAGTGTGGACCATTCCACGCGCGCAATCACCGACTCAATGTCCTCCCTGTTATTAAAGAGAAGGTTGTTAAAATCTGCGATCGTCCAACCTTCAGAAGTCTCTCACATACCGGTCAGCCAGAATAAGAAGCAGAAGTGCACCGAGCAGAGCAGTCCAGCCAAGTGACAGCTTCTGGATATCCGGTGCCGaatgcaagaagaagaaggtgatCACGAACGCGAGAGTGATGGCGGACTTCACCAGCAGTGTCTTGCTACGAATTGGGTactgcaaaaggaaaaacaactcATCAGTAGGTCCTTCCCAAGTAAAACTTACGCGCGTGATACCTTTCGCTTCATCTCTTCCAGTGTTGCCTTGTAGCTCTCCACGGGCACGGATCCAGTAACGAGCTTCTTCTTGAGCGATCGGGACAACCGATTCACCTTCTTGAGGAGTGTTTCGCGCACCAAATCTTCATCCTTGGAGTAGGACGACAGGGAAGCGGCCGCACGCTGCCACACCGCGATCTCGTGACGGATCTCCTGCACATCCTGCGGCTCGCTGAAGCGCAGATCGTTTATGTTTTTGAACTTCATGCGCAGCTGGAAGTAGGTGGTGATCATCACGAAGAAGATCGGGATGGCCATGTGCAGTGTGAAGGTCGCGAAATTGACTCCCTGATGAAGGAAGAAAGCGAGCATTAGTTACAAGACCCAATCCTCTCAGTATCCCACTCGAATCTACTTACATTCTTCGCAATGTAGCTGTTCGATGCAATGATCACATTCGGTGGATCACCCACGGGCGTTAGTGTACCGCCAACGTTCGAGTAGATCACCATCGACATCAACACCGGTACCGGATTGAGCTCCATCACCTCACACAAGCGTATCGTTACCGGAGTCATAAGCAACACGGTCGTTACGTTATCCAGAAATGAGGACAGAATCGCGGTAAAGATGCACAGACAGTTGATCAGGGGCCAAACCTTACCGTTCGTCACCTGGTACGCGTACACGGCCAGGTAATCGAAGATACCGGTCTCGGACAGGATGGCCACCAGGATCATCATTCCGAACAAGAGCAGCAGCGTTTCGACATCGATCCACGAGATCAACTTCGGCATGCTGGGACGCTCGTTCATCGCTGCCAGTACACCGATCGCAAGCGTTGATGCGATGATGGCCGCAAACGTGCGGTGCACTATCTCCCAGATGATCAACACGTAGAGACCGAGCAGTACGATCGCGGCATAAATCACGCCGACTTCCGTGTCCATCGGTGTCGGATCGTAGGTGAACTTGGTTGGGAAGTCACCATCAAGATTGGACGACATCCGCACCCGTACGACGGCTTTCCCGCTCGTTACCTTCTGATGGTTAACGGGGCCAATGTCGAACACATGCTTGCGGGTAATTTCGTCCATCTGGTCTATCGCTTCCAGCGAGCTCGGTATGGGGACCATCCAAACATTGGTGATGTTCTGCAAAGTGGCAAAATGCGAAGATCATGATTAGCGTTGAAGATCACACAGCGAACGCTTGGGACACGTGTACCTACCTCCGTGTACTTGACGTCGTGCTCGGGGAAGAAGCTCGCGTTGGAGTTATTGCTGGGCAGGTAGAGCAGTTGCAGATTGACCGACACGTACGTGCTCGTGTTGTTGTGATGCTGGTCACTTAGAAAGGCACCTTTCAGGTTGATCCCGATCCGAGACCCCGGAGATGGTTCTGGTAATATGTATGCTGCAATCGAAAACACAATCAAAATTGAAGAACTCCGCTTGGACCTGATCCTCGAGCGCTGCTCCGTACTTACTCCTGTACGATCCTTCCGGTACGGACAGCTGCCGTGGCGTGAGCTCCTTCTCGTGCTTCGACATGAGAAAGCCGGTGAAGATAAGCCACACGACGAGCAGTGTGCCAACCTTGACGTAACCGAACAGTTTACCATGCTCGTGGTGGCCACCCATCGTCGTCTCGTGACCCTCGTCCCCTTCGCCGTCGGTCGTCACATTTTGGCCATTCTTTTCGCACTGCTCGACCATCGCCGCCGCACCCGGTTTGCCATCCTCGACGGCTGCTTCCGGGTTGGTGACCTTGATTGTGATGAACTCCTTGCTGTTGCTATCGTCGCCATCGTCTGCTGAGACGTCCTCGTTCGGGAGCGGATCCTCGTCGGGACCTGGAACAGAGTGCAAACCCAGAAATCGGGGACATTAGATTAGATTATTTGTTTTAAGATCTTCCAAGTCGTCTAGAGTGACGAATGGACCGCATTAGCTATCTAAACAAAACGACGTCGCGTTGATCGCGCCTTGTTTGCTCCTTTTCAATTCCTCTGTTTGCTTTAGATTACAGAAATTAACCTTTCAAACGATCATCAACGCGCCCTAATGCCCTTTCTGCCGTCGCAGCCCGCTGGCAGCAATCATTGCCAATTGACAGGCCTTCGTACATTAAAACCTTCAACAGATGGAGTCATATTTTATGGCGTTTTGACAGTAAAACTTGATCATTCATTAACGCCCACACCGCCAGTTGTGGCGGTTGTTTGCGAAAAGGTTAATTTAAGGTTCAGCCGAACTCATTGCTCCAAACTGCAGCCGTCCAGACGATGTGACGACACGCGATTCGTCATTGATCAAGGTACCCTCTATCTAGAATGTAACAAGCATTTGTCACAGTAAAATGTTTATCTCTTACACAGTTACACTGCTTGGCTCATTCTGCCTTTGTCGCGTGGAACGAAATCTATAGATACTTGTGCTTGCGATGGAACATTTTAAACAACGGTGATCTACAAGCTAAAAATATGTTGCAGACAACACGCGCGGTTTATCATCGGTGGTCGAAACGGTGTgtgacggtgtgtgtgtgtgtctgagtgGACAAAAATATCACGCGGCCAGTGGGAGGTTTTGTTTCTGGTTGCCGATTATTGACAATGACCGTGACAGGGAAAAGAGTGAAAGAGATGGGAAGTTGTGTAGAAAATGGACATCGTAATCGGCTGTCGGGACTGGTTATCGATTAgataaaataaaccatttgGTGAGATATCGTTGTtttcataattatttttaaatggatATTTGAATTGGGGTTTAAAAAGgctaaaatataatttaacaTCTTGTAAATTCGAGTGATAAAtatgataaaaataattaataatgaTGCTGTTTGTAAAAAAGACCAAGCGTCTCCATCAGGACATGGATTTAtcgaattaaaattttaaaatttcaaaatataaaaaaatatagtatattaataaaaaaaggttttttcaaaaaaaaaagacaaacaacacacaaaaaatcccTTGTCTACTTTGTATTAAAACAATGCAACACCAGTGACGTGAATGCATTTGTTTGGCATCCGTTTAGATGCGTGCCCATACATTGTGAGCGAGtgatatgtttttgtttttgctacttCAACTCTACCATACGCCGCTGCATCCTCATTCCGCTGGAAGCATAAATAAGTGTGCTGGGGCTGTGTGGCGACTTCCCCCAGCTAAAACAATCGTACTCCGAGTGACTCGacccgtgtgtttgtgtgttcgcTCGTCAATCAACGAAATCAACGAAGCATCCCCGGGGACAGAAACGGAAAGGAGGGACGAGAAACGgccagaagaagcagaagacgaTCTCTCAAACGCCATCGCGGTAAATGCGATAATGAGCGGAAATGTTTCAATGCTTGAAAATTTACATAGAATAATTGAAAACAATCGTCCCCATCATCTGTCCGCGGTGGTTCGATATCCGGGAGGAGGGGTAAAGAGAGAAAGGGGTGGGGGATGTCGGCGTTGTTTGGAGTGCATGCGGGTCACTGTCACACAGTGTGTCATAAAGCTGTCGCTAGAATGGACCATTTTTCACGAACACACCGCGTGAACACACTTCAAACAGCTGATGGACAAATCAAACGATGCGGATAATCATAACAAGAGCTTATGAAGCTTCTTAAAAATGAGTCACAAATATATCCAGCTCAACTACACAACAGCGACAGGTCCGTCACTGGACCGTAGGCAGCAGCTTTGATTTATGATGGCAAACCACAAATGTGCGATTTCCTTCCGAAAACAACTTCATCCTGCAGTGATTGTGGCTGTTTTTATGCTAATTAATTTCCATCATCCTTCGTACTGCTAAGGTAGAGGAAAATGTATGCAACCCCGAAATTGGACAACTCATCGGCAAACGTCTTGGCTTGTTTTACCGGTTGATTTATGGCGATGCTCAATTTCCAGTACACCGCACGACCACACTCCTTCATGATGTACACGTACAGAAAGCTTACTGCATCGGGGAAGGTTACCGATGGGTGAGCATCGCACAAGATCAGACGAGGGAGACCCAATTTTCCTGAAGGTGTTTCAGTGCCGGTTTATCAATTGGCCGCTGTGATACAATGTGTTTTAGCATGCGTAACGAGCTGCCTAGCATTGACACTAATCAGTGGCAAACGTGACCGAACTATCGAGCTGTTCCCCGCTGCTGGATGTTGTGTGatggggttgtttttgttgtttttttttttcggtactgttttttctcccccttttccttcttctggtcAATAATGTTGAGTGCAGCAAGGACACAGCTTCGGCGGGGGTAAATGATGACAGGTGGATGATGTATGACTGTCCTTAGTGGACGAAGACTAAGAAGGGGATAGTTAAGATGCATTCTGCAATTTATTCTCCATTACATCATTAAGCGTTAGATGACAGAGGTAGGTGGATTGTTGCGCAAGAGATAAGGTGGGTTCTAAGAGGCTTAGAAtatgattttaaaattgtacAGGAGGTATAAGCGATCTTCTGTGTAAagtaaacagcaaaacaatgtATTTTTTACCAGAAGCTTGTAGTGTCTAGAATATTTGTAATGGAAGTGTATTAAAATTCTCAAAGAGGGAGCCACTGTTCCAGAAATGAACTAAGTCCTCAACTCATGCTCGTTGGCATGTACGAAGCTCACAATCCAGAGAGCTGTTGAAGTTTTAATAGAAGTTTATCGAGAGGCATCTTCGATAGGGTCTTTCGTGCCTCCACATCAAAATCTAGGCTAACGAAGACTCATAAGTGTAGGTATTAGAAGATAGGAGATAGTCTATAACAATTTAGAAATGTAATGCCTCTAATAATTCAGCCATCGTGTGAGTTGAACAATCACGCCCTATATCAAGTAAACGAGAACGTTTTATATTGAAATACATGGTTCTATCTAGAATCGAGAGATTTTAAAATAGGCCGTGCAACTACTAAAACAAAATCTGTTATCCCTGGGCTACTTTACTCTAGCAGCTGATGGCAAACATTTCGATCGGCTCCATCGCACTCTATCAGCTTCTCAGCCAGCCAAAGCAAAAAGAACCGATTTTTAAAGCAGTTCAGACTGTTTAAAGAGACTGTATTAGTACTCAATCTCAAACCTGAAATAGCGCCATCTATGAGGACAAATACTGATACTAAGAACTAATAAAGGTTTGAGCTAGTCCTTAgcacagcagcaggcggaattGAAGTATTTTGATCTTTTAAGCCACTTTTCATCACTTTTCATCGAAGTGGTTTTTAAAATCTTTTAGTACTCATATACTCATAATACCTGATACAACTGACAAATACTAACCAGATGATTCCCCGaaagtaaaaattttaaataacaatgAAAAACCAACTGACTGCTGGCAATCATTCACCCCAGGACACACTACCAATGCAGTCGATGCGATTCGATGTGTTAATTTTAGCCTTTAGAAAATATAACGAccattttaaaaaaacacacactcacaaacgcACACTGTGGGTGCTGCCACAATAGTCAGATACGTTGGCAATGAAAAATTATTCGACCCAtcagggaaaatatttttaaattttccttcccatctACCAGGGGCAACACTGCTTGCCGTAAGGTCACTGAGTCCGGCTGAAGATTAGAGAGCAAGGTCTATATGGTCCATCGGAGCGGTGGTTAGAAAGTTATTGCCGAGCAGCCGTCTACTTACCGTGTAATCGTTCGTGCTCCTGCCGGAAGGAGGCCAGGCTCGGGTCCTGCCGAATGGCTGCCGGAAGTGTCCGCCATATCTCCAGCGATGCCTCCGTCACCTGGCtgagagaaatgatagaatAGTTAGGCCGGATGGTTTGCACCGTAACGGATGGACGGGGCTGATTCAGCCGGTCCAGCTCATCCTCCGCCTCCTCCTCGTTCAGCTTCAGTATCTTGAACACAACATTTTTCCCCTTCGGTTTGGACATGCTCGGGGCGCCCGACTGTGTGCTTCGGGGTAGGATGCGTGCGGATAGATGCTGTGGGGTGTGCtgggttgtgtttgtgtgtgtgtgcgtgtgtagaTTAGTGCTGTGTTTGACTTTCGGTGGGGCGTTGGGTCGTTTTAGTGTGTAAGCCTTCCAGTTAGTATCATGCAGGTAACGTATTTTGTCACTTAATGTTcttggaatgattttttttagtacAAGGAAAAGGTTCACTAAGGCATGCAACTTGTTAAGATCACTAGTAATAGCCACCTATTACAGAACACTGTTAAAAAACGGAGAAAAAATTGGCAAGTTTTAGTAGATGCGTGTGAGAAAAGCCACTCCAAAAGTTAAACTCTCCACAACCCGTGTGGCCGTGTGTTAGATTGCGCATTTCCTATTTTCGATTCGAACGCTCCGGTTCGAACTGATTGATGCATCACACTGCTATGGTTCACCTCTGCGGGTCCATCGCGCTGGATGGCGTGCGTCAATCGCTAATGGGAAAATGATGTACTGCCTGTTGGGCCACCGGGTTAGAAAATTGGCCGCCTTGGTACGCTCGTGGTGTTCGTGCTATCGGTGTTCGCTTAAGCGCCCTCTCATTTGGGGCGTCACTATTTGGATGCGATTTTTTGTACTCTTTTTTTAGCTTTTACAGAACAACGAATAGAACAGCTTTGTAGGGGATAGAACATTTGATTACTTCGTACACCGAACGCTGAAGCTcttaataattataaaaattcactttttaatctgtgcaacaaaaaaaagtagcAGCCAACGATGCAATGAAATCCATTTGCCGGCTAATTTATGTCCTTAATCGTGAGGGCGAGAGGCGCAGAGAAATATTCATCCCTAACCTCTTTCACACACCTACCACTCACACACCAAGAAAAACCGACCCCGCTTTGCTTTTTAACACACCAAAATCTCACACTCTGTTGCTGTGCGGCCACTCAACCAAGCGCCGTGCAGGTTTGGGTTTTTTCCTCGACCAATTTTCATTGTCATCCGCAAACACAACCACCCCGCTAGCCATTGAAAAATCTATGCCCATCTCTTTCATTTCTgtccccaacaaaaaaaaaccgttcaaCATTACGAGGGCCGGATGATGATCGTGCGGATGACGATGGCGGAGTGACTTTATGGGTGATTTTTATTGAGTTCACGTATCCggcaaaaaggggggaaaagggggaaacaaactctctcacacacacacgcatacaggTACAAATTCGAGGTGTAATTGTATGATCGTTTTATTGTGCCACTACTGGTCACAAGGTATGTGGCcttgacattttttttttcgcccactTTTTCGCTTGGGTGTGTCCCCGTGTGCCCTTCGACGTGCTGGATGGTTATCCTTTTAGCCCTGCACGGGACGATCGGTGTGTGAATAGAAATGGTTGATTGAGGCAGTGAAGTGAATAAACAATTAATGAACCACGCGGCGTATGAGGATGGCGCAGACTGTGTCATTGGGTGATCATAATAACGCGAATTGgttgttgatttattttatattttaaaccCTCAAAACGTTTGATCATAACCTTGTTGTGTGTGCTAGCTTCAAAGTTACAGTTACAGAGCCATCGCTTCACCGTTCAACGCGACCAAGTGACCGACATCGAGCGTCAGTGGGGCGAAAATTCGGCTTCAAGTCCATTGACCGCATGACACTGGGCGGTTGATCGCCGTACGCCTCATCGTCACGCTTGTCCGAAATGCGGATGTGCCGTTTGAGGCAGGCATGCTTTTCCGCGCCAAATCTTCCGCAAAAATCCGCGGGAAGTCGAAAcaagcggggaaaaaaagaccTTGAGAAGTCTCGTTTCAAAGATGAAGCCTAAAAGTGCTTTAAAAATTATATCGAATTCTTTAGCTGACTTCTTCTTCGACATCGTAACTCATGTGATCTATTTGTTTCTTCATTCTTCTTTTAAATACAGTTCTTGTTCACATTCCCACCGAAACATCGCACATCAAAGCAGCTCCCGTACACGTGTGCTTTTGATCATGGAAAACATCAAAATTGCCACGCTCACGTGCACCACCTGACAAAGCTCCCagacacactcgcacacacacacacttctgaAAACGTCTGCAAATTCCGTGTCTAGCAACGGAACCGAACGAAGCTATTTGCTCGTAAGCAATAGTTCTGTAGGCGCCAGCAGACGCACGGCAACAAGTCATGCTTGACTGCAGACGATTCGATTCTTCTTCCCTGTTTTGTGCCGCAAACGAAGTCCTATACGAAGCTCGTCGCTGGCGGAGACAAATATTTGAAGCATATATCTGTTTGCCGACACATAATTCCATTGGCAAATAgcacgttgctgctgctgcagaatCGATTGCTGGAGGAGGATTTTCCGTTcgcttttatttgatttagcTGGGGAATGTGTTACtttttttgatggaaatattTCAGTAACCGAATGGCGTATGAAAGGGTGCATGAAGATATAAGAGCAAAAATCTGCTGTCAAATATACAAATTATTTCTAGCTTCTTGACCGTAACCGACACAGAACCTAATAGTCATCCGGAGAAACCCTCATCGTTATCTAACTCGTCCCTTAAAGACTCCCCACTGGTAAACCCTTTTTCTGtgagttgaaaaaaaatctccacaACAGCATAACAAGGTCCCTTTCTTTATGGTCTACAGTTCACGGTTAATTTGGGAATAATCGTAACAACAGGTTGTTACCCTAAGGGATTACGTCTTTAAGGTTAGTAAACGAGCGGGACGGATTCCGACCGAGAACATGATAATAGAAATAGAAAGGAAGCATGACCAATCGTTCCAGTGGTGGCGGGAACTGCTCCCCGTGAGGAGCGTAAGATAAGACAAAAGGTAAACAAGAATCGACTGGACGGTTTCACATCGTAGCTTCATGGCTCTTACTACTATTTGGAGTCACTTTTACTGGACAATAATCGTGTGAGTCAGATAGTTGTGTAAGTGAACGCTGGGGAATGGGTAGCATTGCGTCATATGGCGAGAACTACTTGAAACagaaaaagtttgaaaaaaatgGCTAAGGCACACGTGTGTGAACATTCTTTTCAAGAGGGCATTTGCTATCTACACCTGGAAATGCTTTTTAGTACAAGTTGTACGAAGTTTAGTACATAATGAAATAGTTGTCTTGCTAAAAaaattgcttttgtttcaaaaattcacttttaaATCAAATGAATCAAAATAAGCGTTATCAACACCCCAAAGATCGGtgataaaaatcaacaaaaaagcccGCCTTTGAACTAACTTATCAGCACCGGTTAGCGGACCGGTAGCAACAGATAGGCCTCAGCGCTCGAATCTGGTGCCCGGCGTTTATGAGCCGCTAATCACTGAGCCGTCAATATACTCGTGAGTTGATTTAACACACCAAATGTGGCTCAATCTGTTAGGGAACCTCAGCAAAAGGTGAGATAAATCCGTGCCGGAATCAGCAACCCATAAAACACCGAAATCATCACCTAACAAGCTGATGATTGATGATACCGGGCAGCCAAAACGTGGAGGATTAGTTACAGCGATAAGCAACATcaccttaaaaaaaaacatcaaaaccaAACCTTCCGGATGAGTCGCCGGACGGGGGCCCAATTATCTATGGGTCGTTTGTCCGAAATTATTCACCGGGTGTTAAT
It contains:
- the LOC118510542 gene encoding P protein isoform X2, with product MKVKAPAKRIFRRRVSKQSLDSYPKPNQVTEASLEIWRTLPAAIRQDPSLASFRQEHERLHGPDEDPLPNEDVSADDGDDSNSKEFITIKVTNPEAAVEDGKPGAAAMVEQCEKNGQNVTTDGEGDEGHETTMGGHHEHGKLFGYVKVGTLLVVWLIFTGFLMSKHEKELTPRQLSVPEGSYRTYILPEPSPGSRIGINLKGAFLSDQHHNNTSTYVSVNLQLLYLPSNNSNASFFPEHDVKYTENITNVWMVPIPSSLEAIDQMDEITRKHVFDIGPVNHQKVTSGKAVVRVRMSSNLDGDFPTKFTYDPTPMDTEVGVIYAAIVLLGLYVLIIWEIVHRTFAAIIASTLAIGVLAAMNERPSMPKLISWIDVETLLLLFGMMILVAILSETGIFDYLAVYAYQVTNGKVWPLINCLCIFTAILSSFLDNVTTVLLMTPVTIRLCEVMELNPVPVLMSMVIYSNVGGTLTPVGDPPNVIIASNSYIAKNGVNFATFTLHMAIPIFFVMITTYFQLRMKFKNINDLRFSEPQDVQEIRHEIAVWQRAAASLSSYSKDEDLVRETLLKKVNRLSRSLKKKLVTGSVPVESYKATLEEMKRKYPIRSKTLLVKSAITLAFVITFFFLHSAPDIQKLSLGWTALLGALLLLILADREDIESVIARVEWSTLLFFAALFILMEALAELGLIDWIGKQTENVILSVSEESRLAVAILIILWVSAFASAFVDNIPLTTMMVKIAIGLAENEALDLPLQPLVWALALGACLGGNGTLIGASANVVCAGVAEQHGYRFTFIEYFKVGFPVMVGSVIVSTIYLMFAHVVFTWH
- the LOC118510542 gene encoding P protein isoform X4 — its product is MFCNSQVTEASLEIWRTLPAAIRQDPSLASFRQEHERLHGPDEDPLPNEDVSADDGDDSNSKEFITIKVTNPEAAVEDGKPGAAAMVEQCEKNGQNVTTDGEGDEGHETTMGGHHEHGKLFGYVKVGTLLVVWLIFTGFLMSKHEKELTPRQLSVPEGSYRTYILPEPSPGSRIGINLKGAFLSDQHHNNTSTYVSVNLQLLYLPSNNSNASFFPEHDVKYTENITNVWMVPIPSSLEAIDQMDEITRKHVFDIGPVNHQKVTSGKAVVRVRMSSNLDGDFPTKFTYDPTPMDTEVGVIYAAIVLLGLYVLIIWEIVHRTFAAIIASTLAIGVLAAMNERPSMPKLISWIDVETLLLLFGMMILVAILSETGIFDYLAVYAYQVTNGKVWPLINCLCIFTAILSSFLDNVTTVLLMTPVTIRLCEVMELNPVPVLMSMVIYSNVGGTLTPVGDPPNVIIASNSYIAKNGVNFATFTLHMAIPIFFVMITTYFQLRMKFKNINDLRFSEPQDVQEIRHEIAVWQRAAASLSSYSKDEDLVRETLLKKVNRLSRSLKKKLVTGSVPVESYKATLEEMKRKYPIRSKTLLVKSAITLAFVITFFFLHSAPDIQKLSLGWTALLGALLLLILADREDIESVIARVEWSTLLFFAALFILMEALAELGLIDWIGKQTENVILSVSEESRLAVAILIILWVSAFASAFVDNIPLTTMMVKIAIGLAENEALDLPLQPLVWALALGACLGGNGTLIGASANVVCAGVAEQHGYRFTFIEYFKVGFPVMVGSVIVSTIYLMFAHVVFTWH
- the LOC118510542 gene encoding P protein isoform X1 is translated as MPKNLRPPTSTSAYGRIGLVPESDDSLHSQEVEPQVTEASLEIWRTLPAAIRQDPSLASFRQEHERLHGPDEDPLPNEDVSADDGDDSNSKEFITIKVTNPEAAVEDGKPGAAAMVEQCEKNGQNVTTDGEGDEGHETTMGGHHEHGKLFGYVKVGTLLVVWLIFTGFLMSKHEKELTPRQLSVPEGSYRTYILPEPSPGSRIGINLKGAFLSDQHHNNTSTYVSVNLQLLYLPSNNSNASFFPEHDVKYTENITNVWMVPIPSSLEAIDQMDEITRKHVFDIGPVNHQKVTSGKAVVRVRMSSNLDGDFPTKFTYDPTPMDTEVGVIYAAIVLLGLYVLIIWEIVHRTFAAIIASTLAIGVLAAMNERPSMPKLISWIDVETLLLLFGMMILVAILSETGIFDYLAVYAYQVTNGKVWPLINCLCIFTAILSSFLDNVTTVLLMTPVTIRLCEVMELNPVPVLMSMVIYSNVGGTLTPVGDPPNVIIASNSYIAKNGVNFATFTLHMAIPIFFVMITTYFQLRMKFKNINDLRFSEPQDVQEIRHEIAVWQRAAASLSSYSKDEDLVRETLLKKVNRLSRSLKKKLVTGSVPVESYKATLEEMKRKYPIRSKTLLVKSAITLAFVITFFFLHSAPDIQKLSLGWTALLGALLLLILADREDIESVIARVEWSTLLFFAALFILMEALAELGLIDWIGKQTENVILSVSEESRLAVAILIILWVSAFASAFVDNIPLTTMMVKIAIGLAENEALDLPLQPLVWALALGACLGGNGTLIGASANVVCAGVAEQHGYRFTFIEYFKVGFPVMVGSVIVSTIYLMFAHVVFTWH
- the LOC118510542 gene encoding P protein isoform X3, which produces MDPQSQVTEASLEIWRTLPAAIRQDPSLASFRQEHERLHGPDEDPLPNEDVSADDGDDSNSKEFITIKVTNPEAAVEDGKPGAAAMVEQCEKNGQNVTTDGEGDEGHETTMGGHHEHGKLFGYVKVGTLLVVWLIFTGFLMSKHEKELTPRQLSVPEGSYRTYILPEPSPGSRIGINLKGAFLSDQHHNNTSTYVSVNLQLLYLPSNNSNASFFPEHDVKYTENITNVWMVPIPSSLEAIDQMDEITRKHVFDIGPVNHQKVTSGKAVVRVRMSSNLDGDFPTKFTYDPTPMDTEVGVIYAAIVLLGLYVLIIWEIVHRTFAAIIASTLAIGVLAAMNERPSMPKLISWIDVETLLLLFGMMILVAILSETGIFDYLAVYAYQVTNGKVWPLINCLCIFTAILSSFLDNVTTVLLMTPVTIRLCEVMELNPVPVLMSMVIYSNVGGTLTPVGDPPNVIIASNSYIAKNGVNFATFTLHMAIPIFFVMITTYFQLRMKFKNINDLRFSEPQDVQEIRHEIAVWQRAAASLSSYSKDEDLVRETLLKKVNRLSRSLKKKLVTGSVPVESYKATLEEMKRKYPIRSKTLLVKSAITLAFVITFFFLHSAPDIQKLSLGWTALLGALLLLILADREDIESVIARVEWSTLLFFAALFILMEALAELGLIDWIGKQTENVILSVSEESRLAVAILIILWVSAFASAFVDNIPLTTMMVKIAIGLAENEALDLPLQPLVWALALGACLGGNGTLIGASANVVCAGVAEQHGYRFTFIEYFKVGFPVMVGSVIVSTIYLMFAHVVFTWH